The Trueperaceae bacterium genome segment TGCGAACGACTGCGGGTCGTGGACGAGTTCCTGGGGAACTGATCGACGCGATGTGCCGGGCGCCCGGGCTCAGCTCTCCCGCTTCTTCCTGAGCCAGCCGAACAGCCCCGTGCCGCGCTTCTCGCGCTTGTCTTCGTCGGCTTCCTCGGGAGCAGGCTTGCGCTTGCGGCTGGCCCGGCCGGTGAGCTCGGCCGGCTGCCTCTCCGGTTCGGTCAGTCGCGCCGCCGCCATGAACGCTTTGCGGAACTCCTGGACCGTCCTGTAGCGGCGCCCCGGATCTCTCGCCATCGCCTGGGCGATGACCTTCGATTCTTCGCGGCTGATCTCCTCACGCAGGTGGGAAAGGGCTTTCGGGAATGCGGACAGGTGGGCCATCATCAGATCCTCGTACGACTCCCCCTGGAAGGGCCTGACGCCAGCCATCACCTCGTAGGCGAGGATCCCGAGGCTGTAGATGTCGCTCTGTACCGTCGGCGGTTGACCCTCGAAGATCTCGGGGGCCATGTAGAAGGCCGTTCCCACCCGTTCCCAACTATCGTCGCCGATATGCATGCCGGTCCCGAAATCGCCCAGTTTGGCGCTACCCTCGCCCGTCAGGAACACGTTCGCCGGTTTCACGTCACGGTGCAGCACCTGACGCGAGTGGCTGTGCTCGAGCCCCCGGGCGACGTCGACTATGAGCTGACGAGCACGCTCCAGAGGAACATGCCTCTGCTCCAGGAGCAGGTCGCCCAGAGTGCCCTGCGAGCAGTACTCGAGCACGAGGAACGCCTTGGCTCCGGTGGGCGCCCCGTCGAGGCCCGACACGACGTTAGGGTGGCTCAGGCCCAGGGTGATCTGCACCTCGTTCTCGAACATCCGCCGCAGAACCGGCTGCGAGGCGAGCTCCTCCCGCGGAAGCTTGAGGGCGACCTTGCCCCAACTGGCGTGCTGTGCGAGGAAGACGTGGGCCGTCTGCCCCGAACCGAGCTCGGTGAGCACGCTGTATCCGGTTGGCACGTGGGCGGGCGTTCGGTCAGACATCTAGCGCGGAGTCCGAGGGTTCCATGGGGGCGGCGGGTTCCAATCTACAACTCAACCGTTCCACCGGGCTGGAGCGGAAGGCATTCGCCGGCTCCGGCC includes the following:
- a CDS encoding serine/threonine-protein kinase, which translates into the protein MSDRTPAHVPTGYSVLTELGSGQTAHVFLAQHASWGKVALKLPREELASQPVLRRMFENEVQITLGLSHPNVVSGLDGAPTGAKAFLVLEYCSQGTLGDLLLEQRHVPLERARQLIVDVARGLEHSHSRQVLHRDVKPANVFLTGEGSAKLGDFGTGMHIGDDSWERVGTAFYMAPEIFEGQPPTVQSDIYSLGILAYEVMAGVRPFQGESYEDLMMAHLSAFPKALSHLREEISREESKVIAQAMARDPGRRYRTVQEFRKAFMAAARLTEPERQPAELTGRASRKRKPAPEEADEDKREKRGTGLFGWLRKKRES